The following are encoded together in the Corynebacterium jeikeium genome:
- a CDS encoding EamA family transporter codes for MLRLITALTPIIWGTTYIVTTNLLPPGRPLLAGVLRALPAGLMLLLWFRRLPRGQWWWKSAVLGVVNIGGFFALLFAAAYLLPGGVAAIVTNTAPLWVIALSPALLGTRIQPYQVIGALVAVVGVACLVLTPAAALNAGGILAGLGASVCMGLGAILAKKWGKPDDVPQLAVTGWQLTFGGLFLVPLLLVMEGLPGHLTGQNVLGYAYLTIFGALIAYGIWFHGLAKLDVVQVAILGVLSPVTATFLGVVFVGERLSLVQWVGLLLVLAALVLVQTGGWPRRRGARGSRRLTKPRA; via the coding sequence GTGCTTCGACTGATTACTGCGCTTACACCGATCATTTGGGGAACGACGTACATCGTCACCACGAACCTGCTGCCGCCTGGGCGGCCGCTGCTGGCGGGTGTGCTGCGTGCGCTACCTGCGGGTTTGATGCTGCTGCTGTGGTTCCGCAGGCTACCGCGCGGGCAGTGGTGGTGGAAGTCCGCGGTGCTGGGGGTTGTGAACATCGGCGGCTTCTTTGCTCTGTTGTTCGCGGCGGCGTACCTGCTGCCGGGCGGCGTGGCGGCGATTGTGACAAACACCGCGCCCCTGTGGGTGATCGCCCTGAGCCCTGCGCTATTGGGCACGCGCATTCAGCCGTACCAGGTGATCGGCGCGCTCGTCGCTGTGGTGGGTGTGGCTTGTTTGGTATTGACGCCCGCCGCAGCCCTGAATGCCGGCGGCATCCTCGCGGGCCTAGGCGCCAGTGTCTGCATGGGGCTGGGTGCGATTCTGGCGAAGAAGTGGGGTAAGCCGGACGATGTGCCGCAGTTGGCGGTGACGGGCTGGCAGCTGACTTTCGGCGGGTTGTTCCTGGTTCCGCTGCTGCTGGTAATGGAGGGGCTGCCGGGCCACTTGACCGGCCAGAATGTGTTGGGTTATGCGTATCTGACGATCTTCGGCGCCCTGATTGCGTATGGCATTTGGTTCCACGGTTTGGCCAAGTTGGACGTGGTGCAGGTGGCGATCCTGGGCGTGCTGAGCCCGGTGACGGCGACGTTCCTGGGCGTGGTGTTCGTCGGCGAGCGGCTTTCGCTGGTGCAGTGGGTTGGCCTGCTGCTGGTGCTGGCGGCGCTGGTGTTGGTGCAGACGGGCGGGTGGCCGCGGCGGCGCGGGGCCCGCGGGAGCAGGCGGCTCACCAAGCCACGCGCCTAA
- a CDS encoding aminotransferase class V-fold PLP-dependent enzyme yields the protein MFDVPRVRGLYASLSDGWTYLNAQDFPQVPERVSSAVARSFRVASLLEPPESATGSHSRAQRLGRRIGESFGDSARTAIADLTGARPENVVLGASREALLDDLAHALYRRLRLGQEVVLSRIDDPANVAPWKHAADLYGARVRWAEPDLSSGVLPAWQFTNLVEPETTVVAVSAANRYVGTVTDVRAIADCVRAKSRALLVVDVDSFAPYRVVDVEQMGADVLALDVASLGGPNVGALVFKDDATRQAVFRSGHGVGVGGVSEGLLGGVAEAVDHLARLDDSARGTRRNRLKTGLPHAADYLNSLATHLVEGLQSLGTVHVIGVDGDGPVLEEFAAVDRIPRVSFLVDGVPAGVVVQRLLANGVVAGVVAPGQSQLLERMGVFEEQPGANSRGRHVRKGADSGVGSNTGSALDQAGAVSVGFAPHNTVHDVDQLVRVVASVR from the coding sequence GTGTTCGATGTACCACGGGTCCGGGGGTTGTATGCATCGCTGTCGGATGGCTGGACGTACTTAAACGCGCAGGATTTCCCGCAGGTGCCGGAGAGGGTGTCTTCGGCGGTGGCGCGGAGTTTCAGGGTGGCTTCTTTGCTGGAGCCGCCGGAGTCCGCGACGGGTTCGCATTCCCGCGCGCAGCGTCTGGGCCGCCGCATTGGTGAGTCTTTCGGAGATTCCGCCCGCACTGCGATCGCGGATCTGACGGGTGCGCGGCCGGAGAATGTGGTGCTGGGCGCTTCCCGCGAGGCGCTGCTGGATGATCTGGCGCACGCTCTGTACCGGCGCCTGCGCCTGGGCCAGGAGGTCGTGCTTTCCCGCATTGACGATCCGGCGAACGTGGCGCCGTGGAAGCACGCGGCGGATCTGTATGGCGCGCGGGTGCGCTGGGCGGAGCCGGATCTTTCCAGCGGTGTGCTGCCGGCCTGGCAGTTTACGAACTTGGTGGAGCCGGAGACCACGGTGGTGGCCGTTTCCGCTGCTAATCGTTATGTGGGCACGGTGACGGATGTGCGTGCCATCGCGGATTGTGTGCGGGCGAAGTCCCGGGCGTTGCTGGTGGTGGATGTGGATTCCTTCGCCCCGTACCGCGTGGTGGATGTGGAGCAGATGGGCGCGGATGTGCTGGCCTTGGATGTTGCCAGCCTGGGCGGGCCGAACGTGGGCGCGCTGGTGTTTAAGGACGATGCCACCCGTCAGGCCGTGTTCCGCTCTGGCCATGGCGTGGGCGTGGGCGGTGTGTCTGAAGGCCTGCTGGGTGGTGTTGCGGAGGCCGTGGACCACCTGGCCCGCCTGGATGATTCCGCCCGCGGCACCCGACGCAACCGGTTGAAGACCGGCCTGCCGCACGCCGCGGACTACCTAAATTCCCTGGCAACGCACCTGGTGGAGGGCCTGCAGAGCCTCGGCACCGTCCACGTGATTGGCGTGGATGGGGACGGCCCTGTGCTGGAGGAGTTCGCCGCCGTGGATCGTATTCCGCGCGTGAGCTTCCTGGTGGATGGTGTGCCCGCGGGCGTGGTGGTGCAGCGCCTGCTGGCCAATGGAGTGGTCGCGGGAGTGGTCGCGCCGGGCCAGTCGCAGCTGCTGGAGCGCATGGGGGTCTTCGAGGAGCAGCCGGGCGCGAACTCCCGTGGCCGTCACGTTCGCAAGGGCGCGGACTCTGGCGTGGGTTCGAACACGGGCTCGGCACTGGATCAGGCCGGTGCAGTTTCCGTCGGGTTCGCCCCGCACAACACCGTGCATGATGTGGACCAGTTGGTGCGGGTGGTGGCGTCCGTAAGATAG
- a CDS encoding ABC transporter permease, protein MSQKMPEAADLQRITAAADGDIPASNSQTFGAAWADLKKGLAQRELWLALGWQDIKQRYRRSTLGPLWITIATGVMALALGLLYSLLFQQDLASFLPHVAVGLILWGFISGCIKDGSEVFIANEGLIKQLPSALSVHVYRLVWKQFLFLLHNLVIWLVLLAVFRPSLGWEVLLVVPAMALMIANGIWVTMFFGIIATRFRDVAPLLDSLVQLAFYMTPIVWTTKTLRDQGGAVAERARIAEINPLYHYLEIVRGPMIGEPVPAYHWGIVGVLTVIGLALALLVMRRWRFRVSYWV, encoded by the coding sequence ATGTCACAAAAAATGCCAGAGGCCGCGGATCTACAGCGGATCACCGCCGCGGCAGACGGCGACATCCCAGCTAGCAACTCCCAAACCTTCGGCGCCGCGTGGGCGGACCTGAAGAAGGGGCTTGCGCAGCGCGAACTTTGGCTCGCGCTCGGCTGGCAAGACATCAAGCAACGCTACCGGCGCAGTACCCTCGGGCCCCTCTGGATCACCATCGCCACCGGCGTAATGGCCCTGGCCCTCGGCCTGCTGTACAGCCTGCTGTTCCAGCAAGACCTGGCGAGCTTCCTGCCGCACGTCGCCGTCGGCCTGATCCTGTGGGGCTTCATTTCCGGCTGCATCAAGGACGGCTCCGAGGTGTTCATCGCCAACGAAGGGCTGATCAAGCAACTGCCTTCCGCCCTGTCCGTGCACGTATACCGACTGGTGTGGAAACAATTCCTCTTCCTACTGCACAACCTCGTGATCTGGCTCGTGCTGCTGGCCGTGTTCCGCCCATCGCTCGGCTGGGAAGTGCTGCTCGTCGTGCCCGCCATGGCCCTCATGATCGCCAACGGCATCTGGGTGACCATGTTCTTCGGCATCATCGCCACCCGGTTCCGCGACGTAGCCCCGCTGCTGGATTCGCTCGTCCAACTGGCCTTTTATATGACGCCCATCGTCTGGACCACCAAAACCCTGCGCGACCAAGGCGGGGCAGTGGCCGAGCGAGCTCGCATTGCGGAAATTAACCCGCTGTACCACTACCTGGAGATCGTCCGCGGGCCGATGATCGGCGAGCCAGTCCCCGCCTACCACTGGGGCATCGTGGGCGTGCTGACGGTGATCGGGCTTGCGCTGGCTCTGCTGGTGATGCGCCGCTGGCGCTTCCGCGTGAGCTACTGGGTTTAG
- a CDS encoding ABC transporter ATP-binding protein, translating to MVSIDTYDACVDFPIFDAKTRSMKQTFLGAAGGAIGRNSSNTVMVEALKGVNLHLQDGDRIGLVGHNGAGKSTLLRLLSGIYEPTRGSAIVRGRVAPVFDLGVGMDPEISGYENIMIRGLFLGQTRKAMRRKMDDIAEFSELGEYLDMPLRTYSTGMRIRLALGVVTSIDPEILLLDEGIGAVDAAFMAKARGRLVEMVERSGILVFASHSNEFLAQLCDSALWIDHGEIRKVGRVDDVVEAYEGPEAGEHVRRVLKDLGRG from the coding sequence ATGGTTTCGATTGACACTTACGACGCTTGCGTAGACTTCCCCATCTTCGATGCGAAGACCCGCTCCATGAAGCAGACATTCCTGGGGGCTGCCGGCGGCGCGATCGGCAGGAACTCGTCGAATACGGTGATGGTGGAGGCGCTTAAGGGCGTCAATCTGCATCTGCAGGACGGTGACCGGATCGGCCTGGTTGGGCACAACGGCGCCGGCAAGTCCACTTTGTTGCGCCTGCTCAGTGGGATTTACGAGCCGACGCGCGGGTCCGCGATTGTGCGCGGGCGCGTGGCACCCGTGTTCGACCTGGGTGTGGGCATGGATCCGGAGATCTCCGGGTACGAAAACATCATGATCCGCGGGCTGTTCCTGGGGCAGACGCGGAAGGCAATGCGGCGGAAGATGGACGACATTGCGGAATTCAGCGAGCTCGGGGAATACCTGGATATGCCGCTGCGAACATACTCGACGGGTATGCGGATTCGCCTGGCCTTGGGGGTTGTGACCAGCATCGACCCGGAGATTCTGCTGCTGGACGAAGGCATCGGCGCCGTGGATGCGGCGTTCATGGCTAAGGCGCGCGGGCGGCTGGTGGAGATGGTTGAGCGGAGCGGCATCCTGGTTTTCGCCTCGCACAGCAACGAATTCCTGGCGCAGCTGTGTGACAGTGCGCTGTGGATCGACCACGGAGAGATCCGGAAGGTCGGGCGCGTGGATGATGTGGTTGAGGCCTACGAGGGGCCGGAGGCTGGCGAGCACGTCCGCCGGGTGCTGAAGGACCTGGGCCGGGGTTAG